One Pullulanibacillus sp. KACC 23026 DNA segment encodes these proteins:
- a CDS encoding sugar ABC transporter permease yields MPHSHTEVEEKIQYKPKQSKKFKLNFWPALFVGPHLIIFIIFFLIPSLYGIYIAFTKWNLFTNPQFVGFQNFHTILFDSQSSFFSQFRNGLKNTFIFVVFSVPFCVIVPLLMATGLSAKPKLHRLFQSIFYLPSLFAISAVMIIWQFLLSLSYGPLKNYFHFNTDVLNNQPYAWIAIILVTIWWSIGGNMVIYLAAINGVSRELLEAADLDGAGLFTKFFKITLPGIRYQILFTTVMTTIAQFNIYGQPLMLTGGGPNESTKVLLMYIQGNAFGQGVSIAGMSSAMAVLLGICIMIVSAFQFIILRDRD; encoded by the coding sequence ATGCCACACTCGCATACTGAAGTAGAAGAAAAAATTCAATATAAACCTAAGCAGTCAAAGAAGTTTAAATTAAATTTTTGGCCAGCTCTATTTGTGGGACCACATTTAATTATTTTTATTATCTTCTTTCTTATCCCTTCATTATATGGAATATATATAGCTTTTACAAAATGGAACCTGTTCACCAATCCACAATTTGTCGGATTCCAGAATTTCCATACAATTTTATTTGATAGTCAATCCAGTTTTTTTTCACAGTTTCGTAATGGATTAAAAAACACCTTTATATTTGTAGTGTTCTCTGTACCATTCTGTGTAATTGTTCCTCTATTAATGGCTACAGGGTTATCAGCTAAACCAAAGTTGCATCGCTTGTTTCAATCTATTTTTTATTTGCCCTCTCTTTTCGCGATTTCAGCGGTTATGATTATTTGGCAGTTTTTACTAAGTTTGTCTTATGGACCATTAAAAAACTATTTCCACTTCAATACGGATGTTTTAAATAATCAACCCTATGCTTGGATTGCAATTATTTTAGTCACAATTTGGTGGTCTATTGGGGGTAATATGGTTATTTATTTAGCTGCAATAAACGGAGTATCCAGGGAATTGTTGGAAGCGGCAGATCTAGATGGGGCAGGTTTATTTACCAAGTTCTTTAAAATAACGTTACCAGGTATTCGATACCAAATTTTATTTACAACGGTAATGACAACAATTGCTCAATTCAATATTTATGGGCAGCCACTAATGTTAACTGGTGGTGGACCTAACGAATCAACTAAAGTGTTATTAATGTACATTCAGGGAAATGCGTTTGGTCAGGGGGTTTCAATTGCAGGTATGTCCTCTGCGATGGCGGTTCTTTTAGGAATCTGCATTATGATCGTGTCAGCTTTCCAATTTATTATATTAAGAGATCGAGATTGA
- a CDS encoding ISL3 family transposase, with amino-acid sequence MNAFDQDYNVFQDALKIEEPWYVFHHELDRDTGELHIYLEYRRGALFTCPNCGYDHCHVHDIQDQDRTWRHLDFWQYKTILHARMPRIKCIACGKIRTVHIDWARPGGGFSLFFESYVMSLMTEMPVAAVARQVGEHDTRLWRVFHHYVDKGMKTLDFSNVQRVALDETSSKRGHQYVTLFVDTDTKRVMFATEGKDSGTLKKFKDFLEDKGIPPGQIEEACSDMSPSFISGIREHFPEAHLTFDKFHIMKLVNKALDEVRRQEQREQPILKKTRFLWLKNQGNLTEKQQEKMIKLKDMELKTGRAYRLKLLLQKLWITNRSIAGLYFDEWLDWATRSRLQPMVDVAKTLKAHKPGILRWFTSRMTNGLLEGINSLIQAAKRKARGYRTTENLIAMIYATVNKLDFGLLYYRAY; translated from the coding sequence ATGAACGCGTTTGATCAGGACTACAATGTCTTTCAAGATGCCCTTAAAATTGAAGAACCATGGTACGTATTTCATCACGAATTAGATCGAGATACTGGTGAACTTCATATTTACTTGGAGTATCGTAGAGGTGCTCTATTTACATGCCCAAATTGTGGGTATGACCATTGCCATGTTCATGACATCCAAGATCAAGACCGAACATGGAGACATCTGGACTTTTGGCAATATAAAACCATCTTGCATGCCAGGATGCCACGTATCAAATGTATAGCGTGCGGTAAAATAAGAACGGTACACATTGATTGGGCAAGACCTGGCGGCGGTTTCTCCTTATTTTTCGAGTCATATGTGATGTCGCTGATGACAGAAATGCCAGTTGCGGCTGTTGCTCGACAAGTGGGTGAACACGACACCAGACTATGGCGTGTCTTTCATCATTACGTGGATAAGGGAATGAAAACCCTTGACTTCTCGAATGTTCAACGAGTTGCATTAGATGAAACCTCAAGTAAGCGAGGACATCAGTATGTGACGTTATTTGTTGATACGGATACCAAACGAGTGATGTTTGCCACAGAGGGAAAGGATTCTGGTACGCTTAAAAAATTCAAAGATTTCCTTGAGGACAAAGGGATTCCTCCGGGACAAATCGAAGAAGCCTGTAGTGATATGTCGCCTTCCTTTATCTCTGGAATCAGAGAGCACTTTCCTGAGGCTCATTTGACATTTGATAAATTCCACATCATGAAACTGGTCAATAAAGCCTTAGATGAGGTCCGGCGACAGGAACAAAGAGAACAGCCGATTCTAAAAAAGACACGTTTCCTTTGGCTAAAAAATCAAGGGAATCTCACCGAAAAACAACAAGAAAAAATGATAAAACTAAAGGACATGGAGTTAAAAACAGGTCGTGCTTACCGCCTAAAACTACTCCTACAAAAGTTATGGATCACCAATCGCTCCATCGCTGGGTTATACTTTGACGAGTGGTTGGATTGGGCCACGCGTTCAAGACTTCAGCCAATGGTTGACGTAGCTAAAACCTTAAAAGCACACAAACCAGGCATTTTAAGATGGTTCACCAGTAGGATGACCAATGGTCTACTTGAAGGGATCAACAGTTTGATTCAAGCAGCGAAACGCAAAGCTCGAGGATACAGGACAACCGAAAATCTGATAGCGATGATCTACGCAACCGTCAATAAGTTGGACTTTGGTTTATTGTATTATCGAGCCTATTAA
- a CDS encoding helix-turn-helix domain-containing protein, which yields MVGELKVDKTNSGIINRVLTTNLDDFIEIAKALSTDIRVNIFKQLIKGSMNVNEISEMFEIPPSTAAVNIKKLEEAKLIKTELIPGTRGTQKVCAAVYSRIIVEMEEGLESKNNENFVLTPMPIGHFFDSKVAPTCGLLNEEGIIGEFDDPGSFFDPNRVSAKLIWFCKGFVEYRFPKQAPHGTTITNLEFTMEICSEAPLHNLNWPSDITMWINGVEIGTWTSPGDFGGERGVLTPSWWGTENSQFGLLKTWRVNNEGTFIDGRKISNCQLKDLNLLSQSYISMRIGLKEDALNNGGINLFGKGFGNYDTDIVMRLDYIQN from the coding sequence ATGGTGGGGGAGCTAAAAGTAGATAAAACGAATTCAGGCATCATAAATCGGGTATTAACAACCAATCTTGATGATTTTATTGAGATTGCGAAGGCACTTTCCACAGATATAAGAGTAAATATTTTTAAGCAGTTGATTAAAGGTAGTATGAATGTCAACGAAATATCAGAGATGTTTGAAATTCCACCCTCTACTGCGGCTGTAAATATTAAGAAATTAGAAGAAGCCAAATTAATTAAAACCGAGTTAATACCTGGTACTCGTGGGACACAAAAAGTTTGTGCTGCTGTTTACAGTCGAATCATTGTTGAAATGGAAGAGGGCTTAGAGTCAAAGAATAATGAAAACTTTGTTCTTACCCCAATGCCAATTGGCCACTTTTTTGACTCTAAAGTTGCACCGACTTGCGGTCTTTTAAATGAGGAAGGAATTATTGGTGAATTTGATGACCCAGGTTCCTTTTTTGACCCTAACCGTGTAAGCGCTAAATTAATTTGGTTTTGTAAGGGGTTTGTTGAGTACCGTTTTCCTAAACAAGCACCACATGGTACGACAATCACCAATTTGGAATTTACAATGGAGATTTGTTCCGAAGCGCCTTTACACAATTTAAATTGGCCTTCAGATATAACCATGTGGATCAATGGGGTTGAAATTGGAACATGGACCAGTCCTGGAGACTTTGGGGGAGAACGCGGGGTATTAACACCATCATGGTGGGGAACAGAAAACAGTCAATTTGGCTTGTTAAAAACATGGCGTGTAAATAATGAGGGTACTTTCATCGATGGAAGGAAGATTTCAAACTGCCAATTAAAAGATTTAAATCTTTTATCGCAATCCTATATAAGTATGAGAATTGGGTTAAAAGAGGATGCCCTTAATAATGGGGGAATTAATTTATTTGGCAAAGGGTTTGGAAACTATGATACCGACATTGTAATGAGACTCGACTATATTCAAAACTAA
- a CDS encoding extracellular solute-binding protein, which produces MKKWFSSLALLLTLCLALAGCGSNNSSNGSSKSNSGDDGNKVITLWSSTTGPDGQKIQKTIDQYNATNPEYKVKLVTMQGTTFNSKLASVTRSGQGVPDLALIASESVSAYQSQGMLEPWDQYIKGTKVTASNYLKEAWNVGTIGGQQYGLPSTMGTWVMYYNPDLVNKYCPGAVTNGVVTYSSIEKCGATAKNDGIYSYGNAWGMQNFNNLYLQMGGHFSANGKPTIDTPTAVKTMQEFKKIYDEGYMPKKDENADQLFEQGKIIFLPEGTWMLSEFQKIKGFKPVETFTPQWDASHIVQASGADQFVMFKSNARTDVKAKAEVKFIQWLQGNQLTWVKSGANPTALAMLNNPDYTKMPQSFLIKDSSARNAIKIITDPGASYSFSGIDGAFWDMVDGKAGINSKLKEVQQTVNSQMGQ; this is translated from the coding sequence ATGAAAAAATGGTTTTCCTCTTTAGCATTATTACTTACTCTTTGTCTTGCGCTTGCAGGTTGTGGAAGTAACAATTCTTCAAATGGTAGTTCTAAAAGCAACAGTGGTGATGATGGAAATAAGGTCATTACTTTGTGGAGCAGTACGACTGGACCAGATGGTCAAAAAATACAAAAAACTATTGATCAATACAATGCTACTAACCCAGAATATAAAGTTAAACTTGTTACTATGCAAGGAACCACTTTTAATAGCAAGCTTGCATCAGTTACACGTTCTGGGCAAGGTGTGCCTGACTTAGCTCTAATTGCTTCTGAAAGCGTTTCTGCTTATCAGAGTCAAGGAATGCTAGAACCTTGGGATCAATATATTAAGGGAACTAAAGTGACTGCATCAAATTATTTAAAAGAAGCTTGGAATGTTGGAACTATTGGCGGTCAACAATATGGATTACCTTCAACTATGGGAACTTGGGTTATGTATTATAATCCTGATTTAGTTAATAAGTACTGCCCAGGCGCTGTAACTAATGGAGTTGTGACTTATAGTTCTATTGAAAAGTGTGGAGCAACAGCTAAAAATGATGGTATTTATTCTTACGGAAACGCGTGGGGAATGCAGAACTTTAATAACCTTTACTTACAGATGGGTGGACATTTCTCAGCTAATGGCAAGCCAACTATTGATACTCCAACAGCAGTTAAAACGATGCAAGAATTTAAAAAAATATATGATGAAGGGTATATGCCTAAAAAAGATGAAAATGCTGACCAATTATTTGAGCAAGGAAAAATTATATTTTTGCCTGAAGGTACTTGGATGTTAAGCGAATTTCAAAAGATTAAAGGCTTTAAGCCAGTTGAAACCTTTACACCTCAGTGGGATGCTTCCCATATTGTTCAAGCAAGCGGTGCTGACCAATTTGTTATGTTCAAGAGTAACGCAAGAACAGATGTAAAAGCAAAAGCTGAAGTTAAATTTATTCAGTGGTTGCAAGGCAACCAACTGACATGGGTTAAATCAGGAGCAAATCCTACTGCTTTAGCTATGTTAAACAACCCTGATTATACGAAGATGCCACAATCTTTCTTAATTAAAGATTCAAGTGCTCGCAATGCTATTAAAATAATTACAGATCCTGGTGCTTCTTATTCCTTTAGCGGAATTGACGGTGCATTTTGGGATATGGTCGACGGGAAAGCAGGTATCAATTCTAAACTAAAAGAAGTTCAACAGACTGTTAATTCTCAGATGGGGCAATAA
- a CDS encoding carbohydrate ABC transporter permease yields the protein MKQQTTVKIVAFILLLITALFWITPLIWAFFTSFKSNQEIQSIGFSFLPIHWTIGNYKQLLFNNSSDPILRWFLNSLIISISNTALVLVVCSLAAYGYTRLTFKGRDLLFTILLGSMMFPSVVNIIPLYRVMQTFGWVNNYLAVIVPGAASVFNVFLVRQFALGIPKALDESAKVDGANEFQIFFRIILPLLKPVLTVVALFSFTGSWNDFLWPSIILNNVNRMPITPGLQLLQGQYLTYPGLGTAGALIALIPSLLLYIFAQKYFMQSMTLTAGVKE from the coding sequence ATGAAACAACAAACAACAGTTAAAATCGTGGCATTTATCCTTTTGTTAATTACTGCACTCTTTTGGATAACGCCTTTGATTTGGGCCTTCTTCACATCATTTAAATCAAATCAGGAAATTCAATCTATTGGTTTTAGTTTTCTTCCAATCCATTGGACAATCGGCAATTACAAGCAACTCCTTTTTAATAATTCTTCTGATCCTATTTTAAGATGGTTTCTAAATTCATTAATTATCTCAATTAGTAATACAGCATTAGTCTTAGTCGTTTGTTCGCTAGCTGCTTATGGGTATACGCGATTGACTTTTAAAGGGAGAGACTTGCTATTTACGATTCTATTAGGCTCTATGATGTTCCCAAGTGTTGTGAATATCATCCCGTTATATAGAGTTATGCAGACTTTTGGCTGGGTAAATAATTATTTAGCGGTTATTGTGCCTGGCGCCGCAAGTGTGTTTAATGTTTTCCTAGTCCGACAATTTGCCCTAGGAATCCCTAAAGCACTTGATGAATCCGCAAAAGTGGATGGAGCCAATGAGTTTCAGATTTTCTTTCGTATTATTTTGCCTCTATTAAAACCAGTCTTAACAGTTGTTGCTTTATTTAGTTTTACAGGTTCTTGGAATGACTTCCTGTGGCCATCTATTATTCTTAATAACGTTAATAGAATGCCAATTACCCCTGGGTTGCAATTATTACAGGGTCAGTATTTAACTTACCCAGGATTGGGAACAGCTGGTGCATTGATTGCTTTAATTCCATCTTTATTATTATATATCTTTGCTCAGAAGTATTTTATGCAATCCATGACCCTAACTGCTGGAGTTAAGGAATAG
- a CDS encoding sugar-binding domain-containing protein, with product MYRQEYPRPQFVREQWLNLNGVWSFSFDDENVGTKNKWFDSKICFDNEINVPFAYQTKISGIHDPSFHDHVWYKKTFSLNKDWSNQRIILHFGAVDYRAWVYVNGKYVGFHEGGHTAFSFDITEYLTWGEETVALHVEDPSTDETIPRGKQFWQEESDAIWYTRTTGIWQTVWIEPVNSNHLSSLRLTPDVDQGNINLEFEVSGDHQDTMVEVEIKFKNQLVVKDMILVIENYNARSINLYNQYIFRTGFHHEGWNWSPENPNLFDIKLTLKNSREILDEVQSYFGMRKIHTENGMVYLNNKPYYQKLVLDQGYWPDGLLTAPSDEDFKKDIILSREMGFNGCRKHQKVEDPRFLYWADKLGYLVWGECAASPSFSEKAASRLTKEWVEIVDRDYNHPSIVTWVPVNESWGVPYIRTNSQQQHHSLALYHLIHSLDTTRLVISNDGWELTETDICAIHNYNHGNEEEKLKYMAFEESLSSKDSILLSRPAGRGIYANGFTHRGEPILLTEFGGIGYKVGEEQGWGYTSVKDGEQYLKDYERILNAVYASKILHGFCYTQLTDVEQEINGLLTYDRKPKVELEKIKEINNRWHSTIITE from the coding sequence ATGTACCGTCAAGAATATCCTAGACCACAATTTGTGAGAGAACAATGGTTAAACCTAAACGGAGTATGGAGTTTTTCGTTTGACGATGAAAACGTAGGGACCAAAAATAAATGGTTTGACAGCAAAATTTGTTTTGATAATGAAATCAATGTTCCTTTTGCTTATCAAACTAAAATAAGTGGAATTCATGATCCATCTTTTCATGATCATGTATGGTATAAAAAGACCTTCTCACTTAATAAGGATTGGTCCAATCAAAGAATAATATTGCATTTCGGTGCAGTAGATTATAGAGCATGGGTATATGTAAATGGAAAATATGTTGGATTCCATGAAGGTGGACATACCGCATTTTCATTTGACATAACCGAGTATTTAACATGGGGTGAGGAAACAGTTGCACTCCATGTTGAGGATCCCTCAACTGATGAGACCATACCAAGAGGGAAGCAGTTTTGGCAGGAGGAATCAGATGCCATCTGGTATACCCGTACAACAGGGATTTGGCAAACGGTTTGGATTGAGCCTGTCAATTCTAATCACTTATCAAGTTTACGCTTAACTCCGGACGTTGATCAAGGAAATATTAATCTTGAATTTGAAGTATCTGGGGACCATCAAGATACGATGGTTGAGGTTGAAATTAAATTCAAAAATCAACTTGTTGTTAAAGATATGATTCTAGTTATAGAAAATTATAATGCAAGATCGATAAACCTATACAATCAATATATTTTTCGAACTGGCTTTCACCATGAAGGTTGGAATTGGTCACCAGAGAATCCAAATTTATTTGATATCAAATTAACATTAAAGAACTCTAGGGAAATACTGGATGAGGTCCAATCCTATTTTGGAATGAGAAAAATTCATACAGAGAATGGAATGGTGTATCTTAATAACAAACCTTATTATCAAAAATTAGTTTTGGACCAAGGCTACTGGCCAGACGGTTTATTGACTGCTCCGTCAGATGAAGATTTTAAGAAAGATATTATTCTTTCTCGTGAAATGGGCTTTAATGGCTGCCGAAAGCACCAAAAAGTTGAGGACCCTCGATTTTTATATTGGGCGGACAAATTAGGGTATTTAGTCTGGGGAGAATGTGCTGCATCTCCATCTTTTAGTGAAAAAGCAGCTTCTAGGTTAACAAAAGAGTGGGTGGAAATTGTAGATAGGGATTATAATCATCCTTCAATCGTTACTTGGGTTCCTGTTAACGAGAGTTGGGGTGTTCCGTATATTCGAACAAACTCTCAACAACAGCACCATTCTTTGGCGCTCTACCATTTAATCCATTCACTTGACACGACACGCCTTGTTATTTCGAATGATGGATGGGAACTGACGGAAACAGATATCTGTGCTATACACAATTATAATCACGGCAATGAAGAAGAAAAATTAAAATATATGGCATTTGAGGAATCCCTTTCTTCTAAAGATTCAATACTTTTGAGCCGTCCTGCAGGGAGAGGAATTTATGCAAATGGTTTCACTCATAGAGGCGAACCAATCTTGCTGACTGAGTTTGGTGGAATTGGATATAAAGTAGGGGAAGAACAGGGGTGGGGATATACGTCAGTTAAAGATGGTGAGCAATATTTAAAGGACTATGAAAGAATCTTAAATGCTGTTTATGCTTCAAAGATTCTACATGGATTTTGTTATACCCAATTAACTGATGTTGAACAGGAAATAAATGGATTACTAACCTATGATCGAAAGCCTAAAGTTGAGTTGGAGAAAATAAAAGAGATTAACAATAGATGGCATTCAACTATAATCACTGAATAA
- a CDS encoding glycoside hydrolase family 43 protein, translated as MTAIELHKKGFASKTITYTNPVGGITNIGDPFILKAQNKYYLYATSDPSEGFRVWESSNLVDWSLQENLAYDNLDQSKIWAKGDFWAPEVVKHNNQYYMVYSARNEGGHLQISIATSKNPLGPFKDLSTEIIKGEGSYIDGDIFINSDGTPYLYYVKDCSENIIDGNHVSQIYAQKMNDNLTKVLGEPKLLLQPDQDWEGLNGDYQWNEGPYMLKHDNKYYLMYSANYFASSDYAIGYAVSDSPMGPFKKAEENPILKKDLKHGISGPGHNSVTVGPDGKTLYIVYHTHTDPNNPSGDRQLNIDRLYFDYGKLKVDGPTYSPQKIVIK; from the coding sequence GTGACGGCTATCGAACTTCATAAAAAGGGATTTGCAAGTAAGACAATTACTTATACTAACCCAGTTGGTGGTATAACAAATATTGGAGACCCTTTTATTCTTAAAGCTCAGAATAAGTATTATTTATATGCAACCTCTGACCCTTCTGAGGGATTTAGGGTTTGGGAATCTTCAAACTTAGTTGATTGGAGTTTACAAGAAAATTTAGCTTACGATAATCTTGATCAATCAAAAATATGGGCAAAAGGTGATTTTTGGGCTCCTGAGGTAGTTAAACATAATAATCAATATTATATGGTTTACAGTGCACGAAACGAGGGTGGGCATTTGCAGATTTCTATTGCGACGAGTAAAAATCCTCTTGGTCCATTTAAAGACCTAAGTACTGAGATTATTAAAGGAGAAGGTTCCTATATAGATGGAGATATCTTCATTAATTCAGACGGAACACCCTATCTTTATTATGTAAAGGATTGTTCTGAAAATATAATCGATGGAAACCATGTAAGCCAGATCTATGCTCAGAAAATGAATGACAATTTGACAAAAGTATTGGGGGAGCCCAAATTGTTATTACAACCGGACCAAGATTGGGAAGGCTTAAATGGGGATTATCAGTGGAATGAAGGGCCTTATATGCTCAAGCATGACAATAAATATTATTTGATGTATTCGGCAAATTATTTTGCAAGTTCAGATTATGCGATCGGTTATGCTGTGTCTGACAGTCCAATGGGGCCGTTTAAGAAAGCAGAGGAAAATCCAATCCTTAAAAAGGACCTTAAACACGGGATATCTGGACCGGGGCATAATAGCGTAACAGTTGGACCGGATGGAAAAACACTTTATATTGTTTACCATACTCATACCGATCCTAATAACCCAAGTGGTGATCGCCAATTAAATATTGATCGGCTTTATTTTGATTATGGTAAATTGAAAGTTGATGGACCAACTTATTCCCCGCAAAAAATAGTTATTAAATAA